The proteins below come from a single Zhouia spongiae genomic window:
- a CDS encoding FKBP-type peptidyl-prolyl cis-trans isomerase — MKIRKLSVLLILSAIIFSCNKDDDGGTDVELRDPQEVADENDAAIVAFLETHFYNYEEFANPPAGFDYKVKIDTIAGENADKTPMMEMTEKLKIKIVEHAPDPDEAAVAHKLYTLIVRKGAAVEETLTVADSALVRYDGKLLNGSRFDSRDVPTWQSLPNLVRGYYSGAVELKKGSGFTENGDGTITFNNDYGIGLVIMPSGLAYFGSARAAIPAYSPIMFQIDMLGMRLAVDHDGDGIPSSLEDLNENEYLYDDNTDLEWELKNGYTRLSASPNFMDPDDDGDGTLTKNEYDVRNNETGAFGPDGEVDDTDGDGIPDYLDND; from the coding sequence ATGAAGATACGTAAACTATCTGTTTTACTAATACTTTCAGCCATTATATTTTCATGTAATAAGGATGACGACGGGGGAACTGATGTTGAGTTAAGAGACCCTCAGGAAGTAGCTGATGAGAATGATGCAGCCATAGTGGCTTTTCTGGAGACACACTTTTATAATTATGAGGAGTTTGCAAATCCGCCTGCAGGCTTCGATTATAAGGTTAAGATCGATACAATAGCCGGTGAGAATGCCGATAAAACTCCTATGATGGAGATGACGGAGAAGCTAAAAATAAAGATTGTAGAGCATGCTCCGGATCCGGATGAAGCAGCTGTCGCTCACAAGTTATATACTCTGATAGTAAGAAAAGGAGCAGCGGTTGAGGAGACTTTAACAGTAGCAGATTCTGCATTGGTAAGGTATGATGGAAAGCTTCTAAATGGAAGCAGATTTGACTCGAGAGATGTGCCCACCTGGCAAAGTTTGCCAAATTTGGTAAGAGGATATTATAGTGGTGCTGTAGAGTTGAAAAAAGGGTCTGGATTTACCGAAAATGGAGACGGAACCATTACTTTTAATAATGATTATGGTATCGGACTTGTCATTATGCCGTCAGGACTCGCCTATTTTGGAAGCGCCCGAGCCGCTATACCTGCTTACAGCCCTATTATGTTCCAGATAGATATGTTGGGGATGAGGTTGGCCGTTGATCACGATGGGGACGGAATTCCGTCTTCTTTAGAAGATCTGAACGAGAATGAATATTTGTATGATGATAATACCGACCTTGAATGGGAGTTGAAAAACGGGTATACACGATTGAGTGCTAGCCCTAATTTTATGGATCCGGATGATGATGGTGATGGTACATTAACCAAGAATGAATACGATGTTAGGAACAATGAGACCGGTGCTTTCGGGCCGGATGGAGAAGTAGATGATACAGATGGGGATGGGATTCCTGATTATCTCGATAACGATTGA
- the dnaB gene encoding replicative DNA helicase, producing the protein MEKVNPITGVKLDKTNIIHLEKGKIPPQAIDLEEAVLGAMMIDKKGVDEVIDILSSDAFYKESHRHIFEAVVQLFESSEPIDLLTVSAQLKKNGKLDVAGGDFYLIQLTKKVSSSAHIEFHARIILQKFIQRSLIKISSEIIEESYDETTDVFDLLDSAEAKLYEVTQGNIKKSSESAQSLVMQAKKKIEEISNKEGLSGIPTGFDKLDKLTSGWQPSDLIIVAARPGMGKTAFNLSMARNMAVNSNIPVAFFSLEMSSVQLITRLISSETGLSSEKLRTGKLADHEWKQLNVKVKNLEKAPLYIDDTPSLSIFDLRAKARRLASQFGIRLIIIDYLQLMTAGGTSKNGNREQEISMISRNLKALAKELDVPVIALSQLSRAVETRGGSKRPLLSDLRESGAIEQDADIVSFIYRPEYYKIEEWDDEDRSPTQGQAEFIVAKHRNGGLDNIRLKFIGELGKFDNLDDFDTPFEIPSKMNEDEENPFATQHLPSADEAFGSSMNEGFNPNDDDVPF; encoded by the coding sequence ATGGAAAAAGTAAACCCCATCACTGGAGTTAAATTAGACAAGACGAATATTATCCATCTTGAAAAAGGGAAAATTCCGCCTCAAGCCATTGATTTAGAGGAGGCTGTGTTAGGGGCTATGATGATCGACAAGAAAGGGGTCGATGAGGTTATTGATATTTTATCATCAGATGCATTTTACAAGGAATCGCATCGTCATATATTCGAAGCTGTGGTTCAGTTGTTTGAATCTTCCGAACCCATAGACTTATTAACAGTTTCTGCCCAATTAAAGAAAAATGGAAAGCTGGATGTAGCCGGCGGCGATTTTTACCTGATTCAACTCACTAAAAAAGTCTCTTCTTCTGCACATATAGAGTTTCATGCCAGAATTATTTTACAGAAATTTATTCAGCGTTCATTAATAAAAATATCAAGCGAAATCATCGAAGAATCATATGATGAAACGACAGATGTTTTTGACCTGCTGGATAGCGCTGAAGCTAAACTATACGAAGTTACCCAGGGAAATATTAAGAAATCGTCTGAAAGTGCCCAAAGCCTCGTAATGCAAGCTAAAAAGAAAATTGAGGAGATCTCTAATAAGGAAGGGCTGAGTGGTATTCCGACAGGTTTTGACAAGCTGGATAAACTAACATCGGGATGGCAACCCAGTGATCTGATCATAGTAGCAGCTCGTCCGGGTATGGGTAAAACGGCCTTCAACCTGTCTATGGCGAGGAACATGGCTGTAAACTCCAATATACCGGTAGCGTTTTTCTCTTTGGAGATGTCGTCTGTGCAGCTTATTACCAGATTGATCTCATCGGAAACGGGACTTTCTTCCGAAAAGCTGAGAACAGGAAAATTAGCTGATCATGAGTGGAAACAACTGAATGTAAAGGTTAAAAACCTTGAAAAAGCCCCGCTTTATATTGATGATACACCATCGTTATCCATTTTTGATTTGCGGGCAAAAGCAAGACGTCTTGCCTCTCAGTTTGGAATAAGGCTTATTATTATTGACTATTTGCAATTGATGACTGCGGGAGGAACCTCAAAAAACGGTAACCGTGAACAAGAAATATCAATGATATCGCGTAACCTCAAAGCTTTGGCAAAAGAACTGGATGTGCCGGTTATTGCATTATCACAGCTATCGAGGGCCGTAGAAACAAGGGGAGGGAGTAAAAGGCCTTTGCTGTCGGATCTTCGTGAATCTGGTGCGATTGAGCAGGATGCGGATATCGTTTCCTTTATATATCGTCCCGAATATTATAAAATTGAAGAGTGGGATGACGAAGACCGAAGCCCTACTCAGGGACAGGCAGAATTTATTGTGGCAAAACACCGTAATGGTGGATTAGACAACATTAGGTTAAAATTTATTGGAGAACTAGGTAAATTTGATAACTTAGATGACTTTGATACGCCTTTCGAGATTCCTTCTAAAATGAACGAAGATGAAGAGAATCCATTTGCTACACAACATTTACCAAGCGCTGATGAAGCCTTTGGAAGTAGTATGAATGAAGGGTTTAATCCTAACGATGATGACGTTCCGTTCTAA
- a CDS encoding LptF/LptG family permease has protein sequence MKIIDWYILKRYLVTFFVMLLLFVPIGIMVDVSEKVDKMIAKEVPFDEIVNYYIDFTFYFASLLFPIFLFLSIIWFTSKLANNTEIVAILSSGISFTRFLRPYLMGASIIAVITFIMGMFIVPSASKGYNDFRYEYLKKNKNVRKTTNLYNQVSDNDFIYLSHFEPLNKIGRDFTLEHFEGNELKYKISASSIKWMPKDSVYRLRSYVKRTIGEMGEEDRFVEERKIDTLFSFNLDDLTPVSYIAETKNLFELNKFIEKERKKGSPNINRYLVVKYKRWGLPVSAFILTIIAVAVSSKKRRGGMGINLALGISLAFIYIFFDKIFGTMAEQSGFPPLLAVSIPNIMFGLLAVYLLKNAKR, from the coding sequence ATGAAAATTATAGACTGGTACATATTAAAAAGGTATTTAGTAACATTTTTTGTGATGCTGCTTCTTTTTGTACCTATCGGTATCATGGTCGATGTTTCTGAAAAGGTGGATAAAATGATCGCCAAAGAGGTGCCTTTTGATGAAATCGTTAATTACTATATAGACTTTACTTTTTATTTTGCCAGTCTGCTTTTCCCGATATTTCTTTTTTTATCCATTATCTGGTTTACATCCAAACTGGCGAACAATACGGAGATCGTGGCTATTTTAAGTTCCGGGATTTCTTTTACGAGGTTTTTGCGCCCGTACCTGATGGGAGCTTCTATTATTGCTGTGATAACATTTATTATGGGGATGTTTATTGTGCCTAGTGCCAGTAAAGGATACAATGACTTTAGGTATGAATATCTTAAAAAGAACAAGAACGTCCGAAAAACCACAAATTTATACAATCAGGTAAGTGATAACGATTTTATATATCTGAGCCATTTTGAGCCTTTAAATAAAATAGGCAGGGATTTTACGTTAGAGCATTTTGAAGGGAATGAATTAAAGTATAAGATCTCGGCCTCCAGTATTAAATGGATGCCGAAAGACTCCGTATACAGATTACGGAGTTATGTTAAAAGAACCATAGGTGAAATGGGAGAGGAGGATCGTTTTGTTGAAGAGCGTAAAATAGATACTTTATTTTCTTTTAATCTCGATGACCTGACACCCGTATCGTATATAGCGGAAACGAAAAACCTTTTTGAGTTAAATAAATTCATAGAGAAGGAACGTAAAAAGGGCTCTCCCAATATTAACAGGTATCTGGTGGTGAAATATAAACGTTGGGGGCTGCCGGTATCGGCCTTTATCCTTACGATTATTGCAGTTGCTGTATCTTCGAAGAAGCGGAGAGGCGGAATGGGGATCAATCTGGCATTGGGGATTTCGTTAGCGTTTATCTATATCTTTTTTGATAAAATATTCGGTACCATGGCTGAACAATCGGGGTTTCCGCCGTTATTGGCTGTATCGATACCTAATATAATGTTCGGGCTTTTGGCTGTATATCTTCTTAAAAATGCTAAACGATAA
- a CDS encoding porin family protein yields the protein MKKTLLLFFVLASTSIMAQTNSGWGIKAGLNYNSNGKYFDDAGEIIKNPDGNVGYHFGFFGKGNLTETLYIKPELVYTKVKSDYDGDKFDMSKLDLPVLLGYKVFGPIEVFAGPAFQYVLETEFDGISMNDIESDFTVGMNIGIGVSLGNIGIDLRYDRGFSDNEATYINNNIVDGFQHHVETRPEQLVLGVSLRL from the coding sequence ATGAAAAAAACACTTTTATTGTTTTTCGTACTAGCAAGTACATCAATTATGGCCCAAACTAATTCAGGATGGGGTATCAAGGCAGGACTTAATTACAACTCAAATGGTAAGTATTTTGATGATGCCGGAGAAATTATAAAAAACCCAGATGGTAACGTAGGGTATCATTTTGGTTTTTTCGGCAAAGGGAACCTTACCGAAACCCTTTACATCAAACCTGAATTGGTTTACACCAAGGTAAAAAGTGATTACGACGGCGATAAGTTTGACATGAGCAAACTAGACTTGCCGGTTCTTCTCGGATATAAGGTTTTCGGACCTATTGAAGTATTTGCAGGACCTGCATTCCAGTATGTTCTCGAGACAGAATTTGACGGCATCTCCATGAATGATATCGAAAGTGATTTTACTGTCGGAATGAATATCGGTATTGGTGTAAGCCTGGGTAATATAGGTATTGACCTGAGATACGACAGAGGTTTTTCTGATAATGAAGCCACCTATATCAACAACAATATTGTTGATGGTTTTCAACACCATGTTGAAACCAGACCAGAACAGCTGGTATTAGGGGTTTCTTTAAGACTCTAA
- a CDS encoding transketolase family protein, with amino-acid sequence MKKYIDTGKKDTRSGFGAGLAELGRTNPNVVALCADLIGSLKMDEFIKENPERFFQVGIAEANMMGVAAGLTIGGKIPFTGTFANFSTGRVYDQIRQSIAYSGKNVKICASHAGITLGEDGATHQILEDIGLMKMLPGMTVINPCDYNQTKAATIAIAEHNGPVYLRFGRPAVANFTPEDQKFEIGKALQLTEGTDVTIIATGHLVWEALSAAEALEAKGISAEVINIHTIKPLDDEAILASVAKTGCVVTCEEHNFLGGLGESVSRVLVQNNPVPQEFVATNDTFGESGTPAQLMEKYGLNNKAIEEAVIKVMKRK; translated from the coding sequence ATGAAAAAATATATAGACACAGGGAAGAAAGATACCCGTAGTGGCTTTGGTGCCGGTTTAGCAGAATTAGGAAGAACCAACCCAAATGTGGTCGCCCTATGTGCAGACCTGATAGGCTCTTTAAAAATGGATGAATTCATTAAAGAAAATCCGGAGCGTTTTTTTCAGGTTGGTATCGCAGAAGCCAATATGATGGGGGTTGCAGCCGGTTTGACCATTGGAGGAAAAATCCCTTTTACCGGAACCTTTGCAAACTTTTCCACAGGAAGGGTATACGACCAGATCCGTCAGTCTATCGCCTATTCAGGTAAAAATGTAAAAATATGTGCTTCCCACGCCGGGATCACTTTAGGTGAAGACGGTGCTACACACCAGATCCTGGAAGACATCGGACTAATGAAAATGCTTCCGGGCATGACAGTGATCAATCCATGTGATTACAACCAGACAAAAGCAGCCACTATTGCGATTGCAGAACACAATGGCCCTGTGTATTTACGTTTCGGACGTCCGGCCGTAGCCAACTTTACTCCGGAAGATCAAAAGTTTGAGATAGGTAAAGCATTGCAGTTAACTGAAGGTACCGATGTAACCATTATTGCTACCGGTCATCTAGTATGGGAAGCTCTATCGGCTGCTGAAGCGTTGGAAGCCAAAGGAATTTCAGCAGAGGTTATCAACATACATACAATCAAACCTTTAGACGATGAAGCCATTCTAGCCTCTGTAGCGAAAACAGGCTGTGTAGTTACTTGTGAAGAACACAATTTCCTCGGCGGATTAGGAGAAAGCGTTTCCAGAGTATTGGTTCAAAACAACCCTGTACCTCAGGAGTTTGTAGCTACGAACGATACTTTTGGAGAAAGTGGTACTCCGGCTCAGCTTATGGAAAAATACGGACTTAACAATAAAGCTATTGAAGAGGCCGTTATAAAAGTGATGAAAAGAAAATAA
- a CDS encoding acetyl-CoA carboxylase carboxyltransferase subunit alpha codes for MEYLDFELPIKELEEQLDKCRVIGSESDIDVTDTCKQIEKKLNDTKKEIYKNLTAWQRVQLSRHPSRPYTLDYIKALFGETFLELHGDRTVKDDKAMIGGMGKIGDQSFMVIGTQKGYNTKTRQYRNFGMANPEGYRKALRLMKMAEKFGIPVISLIDTPGAYPGIEAEERGQGEAIARNILEMTRLKVPVIVVIIGEGASGGALGIGVGDKVMMLENTWYSVISPESCSSILWRSWEYKEQAAEALKLTAPDMKKLKLVDEIIKEPLGGAHSNREATYKTIEKTILKVYDELKKLSPEELVNNRMDKYAGMGVFKG; via the coding sequence ATGGAATATTTAGATTTCGAATTACCTATTAAAGAGCTTGAAGAGCAGTTAGATAAATGCAGAGTGATAGGCTCAGAGAGTGATATAGATGTTACAGATACCTGTAAACAGATAGAAAAGAAACTTAACGATACCAAGAAGGAAATATATAAAAATTTAACTGCCTGGCAACGGGTTCAGCTTTCAAGACATCCTTCGAGACCTTACACCTTAGATTACATCAAAGCCCTTTTCGGAGAAACATTTCTAGAACTGCATGGTGACAGAACTGTTAAGGATGACAAGGCTATGATTGGTGGTATGGGAAAAATCGGCGACCAGTCCTTTATGGTCATAGGTACGCAAAAAGGGTACAATACCAAAACACGTCAGTACCGGAATTTTGGAATGGCGAATCCGGAAGGATATCGAAAGGCATTACGCTTAATGAAAATGGCTGAAAAATTTGGAATCCCGGTTATTTCATTAATTGATACGCCGGGCGCATATCCGGGGATAGAAGCCGAAGAACGCGGTCAGGGTGAGGCCATTGCAAGAAACATTCTTGAAATGACCCGTTTAAAAGTTCCTGTAATTGTTGTCATAATTGGAGAAGGTGCTTCAGGCGGGGCATTAGGGATAGGTGTAGGAGATAAGGTAATGATGCTTGAAAATACCTGGTATTCCGTTATTTCTCCTGAATCGTGCTCATCTATACTTTGGAGAAGCTGGGAATATAAAGAGCAGGCGGCAGAGGCTTTAAAGCTGACAGCTCCTGATATGAAGAAGCTTAAGTTGGTTGATGAAATTATAAAAGAACCGCTTGGGGGGGCACATTCAAATAGAGAAGCAACCTATAAAACCATAGAGAAAACAATTTTGAAAGTTTACGATGAACTTAAAAAGTTATCACCAGAAGAACTGGTAAATAATCGTATGGATAAATATGCCGGTATGGGAGTCTTTAAGGGCTAA
- a CDS encoding methyltransferase, producing the protein MKLNKDYWENRYQTKATQWDIGYISTPLQTYIDQLTDKNLSILIPGAGNGYEAEYLLNKGFKNVYVVDIAETPLQNIQKRVKKIRSEQLICIDFFDLDLKFDLVLEQTFFCALAPEYRKSYARKMHELLTPEGKIAGLLFAFPLTGDGPPFGGSEKEYRTVFSPYFKIKTLETCFNSVKPRLGNELFFIFEKK; encoded by the coding sequence ATGAAACTGAATAAGGATTATTGGGAAAACCGCTACCAGACTAAGGCAACACAATGGGATATCGGATACATTTCCACTCCACTACAAACATATATAGATCAGTTAACAGACAAGAATCTCAGCATCCTGATTCCCGGAGCCGGAAATGGCTATGAAGCCGAGTACCTGTTAAACAAAGGATTTAAGAATGTGTATGTAGTCGATATCGCTGAAACCCCGCTCCAAAACATCCAAAAACGGGTAAAAAAAATCCGTTCAGAACAACTGATCTGTATTGATTTTTTCGACCTCGACTTAAAATTCGATCTGGTTCTGGAGCAAACATTTTTTTGTGCCCTCGCTCCGGAATACAGAAAATCATATGCCAGGAAAATGCATGAACTTTTAACACCTGAAGGTAAAATAGCCGGATTGCTTTTCGCCTTTCCGCTAACCGGTGACGGGCCACCCTTTGGTGGAAGTGAAAAAGAATACAGAACTGTCTTTTCTCCATATTTCAAGATAAAAACACTTGAAACATGTTTTAACTCGGTAAAACCACGTTTGGGTAACGAACTGTTTTTTATTTTTGAAAAAAAATAG
- the tgt gene encoding tRNA guanosine(34) transglycosylase Tgt, with amino-acid sequence MKFDLKGKDQGSKARAGVITTDHGTIETPIFMPVGTVASVKGVHQRELKEDIDPDIILGNTYHLYLRPKTEILEKAGGLHKFMNWDRNILTDSGGFQVYSLSGRRKIKEEGVRFKSHIDGSYHVFTPENVMDIQRTIGADIIMAFDECTPYPCDYSYAKNSMHRTHRWLDRCVSHFNNTLPKYGYGQSLFPIVQGSTFKDLRLQSAEYIANIGAEGNAIGGLSVGEPAEDMYEMTDIVCGVLPEDKPRYLMGVGTPINILENIALGVDMFDCVMPTRNARNGMLFTAHGTINIKNKKWEDDFSPIDEMGITYVDTYYSKAYLRHLFAANEYLGKQIATIHNLGFYLWLVREARKHILAGDFYEWKNIMVKQMDKRL; translated from the coding sequence ATGAAATTTGATTTAAAAGGAAAAGACCAGGGAAGTAAGGCCAGGGCTGGGGTCATCACTACCGATCACGGTACCATAGAGACCCCGATTTTTATGCCTGTGGGAACCGTAGCATCCGTAAAAGGGGTTCACCAGCGTGAGTTAAAGGAAGATATTGATCCGGATATTATTTTAGGCAACACCTATCATTTATACCTGAGGCCCAAAACGGAGATTCTGGAAAAGGCCGGCGGACTGCACAAATTTATGAACTGGGACCGGAACATCCTGACCGATAGTGGGGGGTTTCAGGTCTATTCACTTTCCGGAAGAAGAAAAATAAAGGAAGAGGGAGTCAGGTTTAAAAGTCATATCGACGGTTCGTACCATGTTTTTACCCCGGAAAACGTAATGGATATACAGCGTACTATAGGAGCCGATATCATAATGGCTTTTGATGAGTGTACTCCTTATCCTTGTGATTACAGTTACGCGAAGAATTCGATGCACAGAACGCACAGATGGTTAGACAGATGTGTAAGTCATTTTAATAATACACTTCCCAAATATGGTTATGGGCAAAGTTTGTTTCCGATTGTACAAGGTTCCACCTTTAAGGACTTGCGATTGCAATCTGCAGAATATATTGCAAATATAGGAGCAGAAGGAAATGCAATCGGAGGCCTGTCCGTCGGCGAACCTGCTGAGGATATGTACGAGATGACCGATATTGTATGTGGCGTATTGCCGGAAGATAAACCGAGATATTTAATGGGCGTCGGAACCCCTATCAATATATTAGAGAATATAGCACTCGGGGTCGATATGTTTGATTGTGTAATGCCTACCCGTAATGCCCGAAACGGGATGTTGTTTACAGCTCACGGAACCATTAATATCAAAAATAAAAAATGGGAAGATGATTTTTCCCCGATCGATGAAATGGGAATAACTTATGTAGACACCTATTACAGTAAGGCTTACCTTCGGCATTTGTTTGCGGCCAACGAGTATTTAGGAAAACAAATAGCAACCATCCATAATTTAGGTTTTTATCTGTGGCTGGTAAGGGAAGCAAGGAAACATATATTGGCAGGAGATTTTTATGAGTGGAAAAATATAATGGTAAAGCAAATGGACAAAAGACTGTAG
- a CDS encoding RNA-binding S4 domain-containing protein translates to MRIDKFLWCTRYYKTRNQATEACKKGHIRINGQPVKPSREVFPTDKLIVRKNQIAYQLTVLDIPPNRVGAKLVDIYRHDTTPKEAFEHVELLKHAKEHYRKKGAGRPTKKDRRDIEGYVNTDTGHETE, encoded by the coding sequence ATGAGGATTGACAAGTTTTTATGGTGTACACGGTATTACAAAACAAGAAATCAAGCCACCGAAGCATGTAAAAAAGGGCATATCAGAATTAACGGACAGCCTGTAAAGCCTTCCAGGGAAGTTTTTCCTACCGACAAACTGATCGTCCGGAAAAATCAGATCGCATATCAGCTTACTGTTCTGGATATCCCTCCCAACAGGGTCGGGGCTAAACTCGTAGACATTTACCGGCACGATACCACTCCGAAAGAAGCCTTCGAACACGTAGAACTACTCAAACATGCTAAAGAGCATTACCGTAAAAAAGGTGCCGGAAGGCCTACCAAAAAAGACCGCAGGGATATAGAAGGTTACGTTAATACTGATACAGGACATGAAACTGAATAA
- a CDS encoding transketolase, with protein MPDTQQLNDLVIQVRRDILRMVHKVNSGHPGGSLGCTEFFVALYNEIMELNDEFDMDGIGEDLFFLSNGHISPVYYSVLARKGYFPIDELNTFRLIDSRLQGHPTTHEGLPGIRIASGSLGQGMSVALGAAEAKKLNNDNHIVYSLHGDGELQEGQNWEAIMYASAKKVDNIIATVDLNGKQIDGATDDVLPMGSVKAKFEAFGWDVLEIKEGNNLEAVITGLKEAKTRTGKGKPVCILLHTEMGNGVDFMMHTHAWHGKAPNDEQLAIALGQNPETLGDY; from the coding sequence ATGCCTGATACACAACAACTAAACGATCTAGTGATCCAGGTTCGCAGAGACATTTTGCGCATGGTCCACAAAGTAAATTCGGGTCACCCAGGTGGCTCTTTAGGATGTACTGAGTTTTTTGTAGCCCTGTACAACGAAATCATGGAGTTAAACGACGAATTTGATATGGATGGTATCGGAGAAGATCTCTTCTTCCTGTCTAACGGACATATCTCTCCTGTTTACTATAGCGTTTTAGCCAGAAAAGGTTATTTCCCTATTGATGAGCTGAACACTTTCCGTTTGATTGATTCTCGTTTACAAGGACACCCTACAACACACGAAGGCCTCCCTGGGATCAGAATCGCCAGTGGTTCCCTCGGACAGGGTATGTCTGTTGCTTTGGGGGCGGCAGAAGCTAAAAAATTAAACAACGATAACCATATCGTATATAGCCTGCACGGCGACGGCGAGCTTCAGGAAGGCCAGAACTGGGAAGCTATCATGTATGCCTCTGCAAAGAAAGTTGACAATATAATAGCTACGGTCGATCTTAACGGAAAGCAGATCGATGGTGCTACTGACGATGTACTCCCGATGGGAAGCGTGAAGGCCAAGTTTGAAGCTTTCGGATGGGACGTACTGGAGATCAAAGAAGGGAACAATCTCGAAGCAGTCATCACAGGATTAAAAGAAGCCAAAACACGTACCGGAAAAGGAAAACCGGTTTGTATTTTACTACATACGGAAATGGGGAACGGAGTAGATTTTATGATGCACACACACGCGTGGCACGGAAAAGCTCCTAACGACGAACAATTAGCCATCGCATTGGGGCAAAACCCTGAAACCTTGGGTGATTACTAA
- a CDS encoding DMT family transporter, with product MLNDNLKNYLHLHLIVFIWGFTAVIGALISLDAAPLVWYRMLLAAGFIGIYIWFKKINWRISGKTLFGFIMAGTVIALHWVTFFKAIKVSNVSVTLAMLSTGSFFTAILEPLWYKRKVIWYEIFFGLIVISGLYIIFEVETAYVQGIILALTSALLSAVFTLVNGKFIQVYKPSVISFYELTSGVVFLTLYLWVTDSFSSGFFDVSVSDWVYLGVLASVCTAYALIASVKIMKFISPYTVMLTINMEPVYGIILAYLVFGENERMSPQFYIGAAVILMTVIANGILKNKRKRKSTLF from the coding sequence ATGCTAAACGATAACTTAAAGAATTACCTGCATCTCCATTTGATCGTTTTTATTTGGGGGTTTACAGCTGTTATTGGTGCGTTGATATCACTTGATGCTGCTCCGTTGGTTTGGTACCGTATGTTGCTGGCCGCAGGTTTTATCGGAATCTATATATGGTTTAAAAAGATAAACTGGCGAATTTCCGGAAAAACCTTGTTTGGGTTTATAATGGCAGGTACAGTCATAGCATTACACTGGGTTACTTTTTTTAAGGCGATCAAGGTTTCTAATGTGTCGGTTACATTAGCGATGTTGTCTACCGGCTCATTTTTTACAGCAATTTTAGAACCTCTGTGGTACAAGCGGAAAGTAATCTGGTATGAGATATTCTTTGGTTTAATTGTGATATCTGGTCTTTATATAATATTTGAAGTTGAAACAGCATATGTTCAGGGCATCATACTGGCTTTAACATCTGCTTTGCTATCTGCTGTCTTTACGCTGGTCAACGGGAAGTTTATCCAGGTGTACAAACCCTCCGTTATTTCATTTTACGAACTCACGAGCGGGGTTGTTTTCCTGACACTTTATTTGTGGGTTACAGACAGCTTTTCTTCCGGTTTTTTTGATGTATCGGTATCCGATTGGGTGTATTTGGGGGTTTTGGCATCAGTTTGTACAGCTTATGCTTTAATAGCCTCTGTTAAAATTATGAAGTTTATCAGCCCGTATACAGTGATGTTGACGATTAATATGGAGCCGGTTTACGGAATCATTTTAGCCTATCTGGTCTTTGGGGAGAACGAAAGAATGAGTCCCCAATTTTATATAGGGGCAGCCGTAATTTTAATGACAGTCATAGCTAACGGGATTTTAAAAAATAAAAGGAAAAGAAAAAGTACATTGTTTTAG